One window from the genome of Hydra vulgaris chromosome 02, alternate assembly HydraT2T_AEP encodes:
- the LOC100215034 gene encoding aromatic-L-amino-acid decarboxylase isoform X3: MKKLLANSVVQLFNFRKFSQKQICEEKIFGIEEFKKFSKEMIDFVANYYENVEDRKVLPKVKPGYLKSLIPSKAPVEPDKWENIMDDIEKVIMPGVTHWRHPHFHAFYPTANSFPSVVADILVNALSAPGFSWISMPVSTELEMVMMDWIADLIGLPQHFKFSSNSTGGGVIQSFASDATYLTLILARSIALAKDSNKEAQSKLVMYTSSQANYSVIKAALLAGVKLHYVDTDSLFRLDGTSLAKAIKKDKECGFVPFYLCANLGTTTSCAFDRIEELGPICNKENIWLHVDAAYAGSSFVCEENRHFMKGIELVDSFNFNLHKWMLVNMDCSALWLKDKSKLSNAFNVEALYLHDSTSEKIPQYRHWQIPLARRFRSLKIWFTLRLYGQKGIQSYIRNHIQLARRFEELVRTDERFEICYPVTMGLVCFRIKGNNELNEKLNMSINSEGSIFITPSKLGDTYILRFVVTYEHANLDHINYAWNVIKKHAELL, from the exons ATGAAGAAGTTACTTGCTAACAGTGTGgttcaattatttaatttccgcaagttttctcaaaaacaaatatgtgaag aaaaaatatttggtattgaagaatttaaaaagttttcaaaagaaATGATTGATTTTGTAGCAAACTATTATGAAAATGTTGAAGACAGAAAAGTTCTTCCAAAAGTTAAACCAGGTTATCTTAAGAGTCTTATACCTTCAAAAGCCCCAGTTGAACCAGATAAATGGGAAAATATAATGGATGacattgaaaaagttattatgcCAGGTGTCACTCACTGGAGACATCCTCACTTTCACGCCTTTTATCCAACTGCAAACAGTTTTCCTTCAGTTGTAGCTGATATACTAGTTAATGCTTTGTCCGCTCCAGGATTTTCTTGGATATCAATGCCAGTTAGTACTGAATTGGAAATGGTAATGATGGATTGGATAGCTGACCTCATAGGGTTGCCTCAGcattttaagttttcatcaaaCAGCACTGGGGGTGGCGTTATACAAAGTTTTGCTAGTGATGCAACTTACCTTACACTAATACTAGCGCGTTCTATTGCACTAGCAAAAGACTCAAATAAAGAAGCCCAATCAAAACTTGTAATGTATACTTCAAGCCAGGCCAATTATTCAGTAATTAAGGCTGCTTTACTTGCTGGAGTAAAACTACATTACGTAGACACAGACAGCCTGTTTAGGCTTGATGGTACTTCTCTAgcaaaagctattaaaaaagacaaagagTGTGGTTTTGTCCCATTCTATCTTTGTGCAAACTTAGGTACTACGACTTCATGTGCTTTTGACAGAATTGAAGAGTTAGGACCAATATgcaacaaagaaaatatttggcTACATGTAGATGCAGCTTATGCGGGAAGTTCTTTTGTATGCGAAGAGAATCGTCATTTTATGAAAGGTATTGAATTAGTAGACtcgtttaattttaacttacaTAAGTGGATGCTTGTAAACATGGATTGCTCTGCTCTATGGCTCaaagataaaagtaaattaagtaATGCATTCAATGTTGAAGCTTTATATTTACATGACTCTACTAGTGAAAAAATACCTCAATATCGACACTGGCAGATTCCTTTAGCACGTCGCTTTCGTTCACTTAAAATATGGTTTACACTTCGTCTTTATGGTCAAAAAGGAATACAAAGCTATATTAGAAATCACATTCAACTAGCCAGGAGATTTGAAGAACTTGTTCGAACAGATGAACGGTTTGAGATTTGTTATCCAGTGACAATGGGTTTGGTGTGTTTTCGTATTAAAGGAAATAACGAGCTTAACGAAAAGCTGAATATGTCAATAAATTCTGAAGGTTCTATTTTTATTACTCCGTCAAAACTTGGAGATACTTACATTTTGAGGTTTGTTGTTACTTATGAGCATGCAAATCTAGATCATATAAACTACGCATggaatgttattaaaaaacacgcCGAGTTGTTATAA